TATAGTTGGTGGAGTGTTTGGAAGTCTTACTAGTGGAACTGCCGTAGGCCTTGGAATCTGGAAGGGCACTGCTCTACTCTCAGCACTAAAAACGCTTTTATAGGATATGCTCCCTACCCTTGCTCTCTCCCATTAGACTCTccccctctagactactctcttgttgatATACTGGAATGTTGAGGCTTGTGCAGATTTGTAGTTGGTTAAAGATGACCCATAACACTAGCACTTATTCACAATGGAAACATCCTATTCGGACATACTTTATCCGCCGACACATTCACACCATCATTCAGTTCAAAGACCTGGAACCCCTAAAGATTCGCTAttatttatacattttggCATCCATAATATTCGATATTTTACTCATAAATTGTACGATCGTAGAAGGTAATTTTCATGACACAAATCACCGCTCCTTAGAAAGGCTACTTATGCTCTCAAACTTTGGGCTCCAGATGGAGTATATCAACCTGTACGGTAACAAGACTGTGAAGAGTATACCGATTAGCAACATCAAGGACCTTCTCATTAAcgaggtttgtttattccGGCTATCCATTCTGATATACGCATGATATACATTCTCTACAGGGTTTTGTGGTGAATGAgattatattttacattttaatcaTGCTCAATGACTCTGAGGAAATTATTCTCCCATTCAAGGTATATATTCTATACTCAACTTATAACTTGTAGGACGCAATACCGAGGCTAGAGAATTTAAAGACAATATATCGCTGCTTTAATAGCCTCTTTGAGAGGCCAAGTTAATGATTTTACAGTAGATGGTGCATGTCTAGGCAAAAACATTCCTAGATAACTTGGCTACTCTTGAAAAACACTAAGAGAAGGCAAGAGTGAAGATTGCCATTAGTAGGACTAACCGGAATAAACAAGGGTGGTACAGATTGAGATTTACAAGGAGTTTGATGCAGCAAATTGCAGATGCCTCGGTCTTTTATAGCACACCTTGAATGTTCTAGAATGGATGCTTAAGTTTACTCAACGATATAGGTTTACATTGAAAGAAGTGAATTATGCTAGGGTTTGGGAAATTAATGATTAAGAACAATCCACATGCCATTGTTAACATCTAAAAGGATGTTATGTACTGCAGCAATTTTAAACTTTGAAGCTACAAACTAAGagcattaaaatcttttaCAGAGCCATAAAGAAGGTTATAAACAATCATAAGAACTCTTTAAAGctaaaaaacaaactaACAAGCACATTGAAATCACATTTGTAGCAAACGTACGAAAACATCCTTGCAGAATAAGAGACCAAATTTTTTGCTCCAGAATAGTGAGATATTTACGGAATAATATAGTCAGTTTATGGCTTAAAGAGTTCAATTGTTACAGCTTACTATTTGTCCATCTTGTGAATATCTGTTACGGACTATTAAACGAGATCTCAATAAGGCTCCAAGTGCATATAGATGCACATGTATAGGATCTATAATCTTACGAGCAAGACTATGGCCAGGGATTATGTAATACGAGAGAGAATAACGAGAGGGACTCATGTTATCAATACTGGTACTGTTGTGAAATCTACCGTGAAGATCTCTAACAGCTGACCCGACATTCAGGAATACGGTGggaagaataaaacatTTCTATAGTGGAAGTCGGAATCATTTGCTAGCAAACACTCATGGATATTCAATACCACGAATACAGAAAATGTGACATATTAGTTAGCAGTCTTAGGGGAATGTTTAAGATGTCGGTACACATTATTCCTGTTGTCTATAGATGGGATGTTTTAATGACCAAATTCTTCTCTAAACAGATTGAGAAGATTAAATTACAAAGAGAGCGAGGGAATGCACTCAAAATAGAATTTTTAGATCGACGTACAATTATTTAAACCTCGCAATGTTTTTGTCTCATGGAAGATGACTGGTGAGACGCTAGACCTTCACCCGAACAAATGGGAGTATAACGAGAAATTAAAAGCTATAGACACTAGTAATTGGACTTCTACTCCATACATTGCAAATGAGTACGCCATACAGCCTGAAAAGACACCCTTTCAGCTGGGCGATATCCTATACAGTGGAAGGAGAATAGAAGGAATAATACTAAATCCaatgatggtaaagagTGTTTTAGCACTTTATAATACCGACAGGACGAAATTATTGGCATTTTGCCTTTGTACCGAGGAAAAGTATCACTACTATGCAAATAAGAATACTACTGTTGATGTAACAGAAACCACGTTTACAGTATTTTCACTCGATAGTAAGCCTGACATCGGTGTTACAAAGAAACTTTTAgaaaatattgatgaaaataatggCATTGATCCTTTAGGATTGCTCGATACTTGTAAGGAGATTGCCATAAAGCTATTCAAGGACACTGACATAATTTTTGATTTAAATAAGCATCCAAGTGGTGAtttgaagaagaaagaaaCATATGTATCTCACACTAATGGAGCAAATGTCGTTATAGATGACCCAAGGCCCTTAGGCAACAAGTTTGTATCAGTTGATCATATCACAAGCCCATTTACCGTATGTGGAATAAAGTTTAAAAAAAAGAATATAACAGTGGAGGGAGGGTTTCCTGATGTGATTTTTACAGAATTTGATGCATACTATAGAAGGGATGACAATGACTATGATGATCCACTTCTCATTATTTTAAAAGTGCAATCTTCACATCACAATACTGGGCACATTGTAGGAAGATGCTTTTTGTCAAAGAATGCTGAATGCAAAATATGgaacattttaaaggttGCTGGTTTTGAAATTAGTGATAGGGATATCGAGGAGATACTTGATAACATAGTAAAGAAGACAAAGTTTGAAATCTCAGGCTTAACTTCTGGGCTTCAAAGCAGATTACGAGACGGCACGACAGATCTCATCATAGACATAGAAATGATTCCAAAAAAGGATTCGGACACATACAATTACGGTGGTAACACAGTTCATTACAGAAAAAGCGATATAGGTGAAGGATGCTTTCTAGTGGAACACGCTCACAACTTTCAGACCTTTAcaataaagaagataaggatagaAGACAAAAGTCTAGATACAACCCCTATTCCTTCCAGCAAAGTTCTGGTTTCTTTGTTCAATGTATACTATAGTTATAAGGTAGCTACATATCCACTCCTGATCTACATCCTGTATGGCGAAACACAAACGTGGCTTAGAAGATTTTATGGTGATGTTAAGTGGGAGATTCTTGGAAGTCAAACTCTGGCTACAAGAGATGATTTAACAGCTATTAGACGCATTCTAAATGATTCCTCCATACCAAATGTTGCAATagattttggaagaacAAGAACCACAATGTATTATCCTTCTGGTACTTCTCTTAAATTCCGGATTGATAGAGCCAAGGTTCAAAAATCCGGTTACTATGGATTTAAACACTCTAGATTATATGGTCAAGCTTTTAAGATAAAGAGTATTGTATGTGGAACTAAACAGCTTAAAGGAATTAACTCTAATGTTGAATGGGAGAGTATTTCAGCATATTATTGGGGAAGTAAACCTCTATATGAGAAACTTCTCGTTGTTCAACTTGGGgataaagacaaagattGTTATTCATATGGTGGTGACGACAATTGGATACAAACTGATGGTTCTTTGAGAAATAATCTTCTTGGACTCATTGATAATGCGAATTGCAATATAAATAAGGCTCATGTCATAGACCTTGGATCTAAAAAGATTTATGACTGTCAGGGGTGTGGAACAGGAATAACGGTGCATACTATTTACTCTAGTCTATACAACTGTTACGAACATACTATTACTGGAGATGGCTCATCCATATCCAATTTTAAGGATGGCAACTCCTACGATACTGGAATACCAGAATTTGAGAATTTTAGCACTGTTTATGTATATTGGTCTTTACAAAACTTTGATAAACCCTTCCTCATCCACATCTCTGGATATCACGGAGATAAGCATAAAGAGCTCCCATATGATCAAAGATGGTACTGGAGAGTTGAAAAGGTCAGTAATAGATGGATAAAACTAGGAAAAAAACATGCGCCAAAAGTTCATACTGAGTCTACTACcattttaaagattctTAACGGAATACAAGGGGAAAGGCGTCCCgtaaaaattttaaagcaAAAAAACGTTGAATACACAACTCATCAAGTTAAGGGTACAGAACATTCTGGACACACTACTAGAGCTCATTCTGATATAGGTTTAGGTTCTAGAGCTGTAATATCACAAGCAACTAATGTAAGAGATAATACTAGAAATGCTGAGGACGGTCAAATAGTAGGATCGAGAGGAAGAGACAGAAATGGTGATATCAACCAGGAAAATGCATTTGGAAGGCACAGTGAAGATAGAACATCAAAAAAAACCGTTGATATACGGACTGATCACGCATCACCAAGGAATTCTGAACCCGAATTAGAAGATTTAGGAAGTAGAATTAATGATATTTCTCTTGATTCTGACAGCAGAGAAGATTCATTTACCAGTGAAACTTCGGATAACACAGATTCTGATGATACTCATATTTCTCATAGTATCTCTGACTGGTTTCAAGAACACGCTATAACCATTGGGTCTGCTGGTGCATTTGCAGTTGCTGTTCCTGCCGTTGGGGTAACTGCCTATTGTTGCATAAAAAATAGAAAGGTCTAGAAAATACTGGAATAACTCCATGAAATATTGTTTGTGTAATCCGTACGGGATACCTGTAAATAAGTTGTttatttgtaaaaatgtagttgtaaTACAACAAAAGCCTTGGGCTATCACTCAAATTGTCTCAATTTATGCTACATACTATTTATCTACAGGACAAAACTCTTTGTAGGCATAAATTCCCCAGCATATTAGTCGTTAGTAATAACAGGAGACTATAGGAATATACATCCCCATTTATGCATGCAGGCGTTGATCTACACTACAGAATACAAAAACGTGAATACGATTTAAAGGCCCGGGAAAATTATCAAACACGGTAGTAAAATTGCCAACGAAGCCAGGTAGAAGCACCCAGTGAGAGCGAAGCAGGTGTGATAACCGTAGCTTTCAAAAATTTGTCCTCCTGCAACGGTAGTGATGGCCATGATTATGCGTGTGAGATATTCCGACGAAAGCCAATACCCTGCAGATTTTAGCTCTGTAAACTGGAGCATTACTGAAATCTTTAGCGGTGATGGCGCATTTTGAAATGATCCCCTGAATGTTAATGACTTTCCATTGTCATTACTTACCTAAGGACGAAAAATAAGACTATCCAGTTCGGATCCTTGGCCTTTGCAAATAGATAAAGAAGGCTATAAGTGAGtgtttttataaatgcCATGTATGGATTCATAAATGGGTAGTTTGTATGACTGAAAGGGTTAATGTTTTTCCCTGCTATTCCTGAGAATTAACCGTTTGTCAAATATCACGTTTAAATTGCTCCATAAACATATCCCATAGTATTAGATAAATCTGAATGAGAGTTACCCATTCACAGGGTAGGTCCTCAGTTGTGTTTACTTGAATACATCTGAGAGTACCTCCATGGActctcaaatctgtctaacccaagggtctcctttatagcgattatagAGTTTCAATCCcgcaaaacaagccaaggcagatGTACCAAGAACAGAAGAGACAGTAGGGATAATCCAGCCAAAAGGGTCGGGCTTTTGACCTGGAGTTATAGCCTTGAGCAGAGACTGAGAATAGAGCAGCATGTTGAGCTTCAGAAGTAAGAGCTTCAGAAGTAGAAGGATCAGCACCATCATTATTATCACTAGTATCTCTAGTAttagtagtagtagtagaagcAGTGTCTTCACCAGGGCCACCTTCACGAGCAGCAGCTTCAGGTTCAGTACCTGGTGGAGGTTGCTGTTGAGGAGGTTCAGTTAGTTTAAGAGCTGCATCAATGGCAACAGATCCAAGTGTAGCAGCGAAAGCCGGTCCTTTTTCTCCAAGTGTTATCAAGGTTTGTGAGATTATTGGATCAGTAACGACCTTATCTGCTCCAGAAAGTGCTCCTTCAAGTAATTTACCAAGTAAACCTACAATAGGACCTCCTTTAGCTTGCTCTCCAGAATCAGTTTTACCAACAACAGGAAGAGGTGGCGGAGGTTCAGGACCAGAAGCACCTTGAGATGAgtcttctttcttttctttttcttcaaCGGCTCCTTCAGGTACCGATCCTGGATCTCCAGTACCATCACTGTCTTCAGCAAGTGGTAGACTTGAATCTTGAGGACGTCCTTCCAAGTCATCAGTACCGTGGGAAATAGATAACATACGAAAAGTTAGAGTCTCTCTACCATCTCCGGGAAGTTTAACATCTAGTGCAGTGGTACCATCAGGATTATGAACTATAGACATAACTTCACCTGCTATACCAGTTAGATTAGCATCAGATCCTTGAGGAACAGCATTAACTTGGTCATGTCTCTCATCAGCTTGTAGTTGAGATCCATAGGCTCCTGATAGAGTATAGAGAGGAGTAGGAACTTTGATAAGTGGAGAAGCAGGTGATTCAGTAAGACGTTTAAGAAGGGGAACAGGAGTTGGAGCAAGATATTCCTTATGTAAAGTAGCAGGTTGTTGTGACCGAGCGGCAGTAAGAAAAGGAAGACGACGAAGAAGAGGTCCACCTCCCTTAGAGTCTCCTTCAGCTTTAACAACATAACCTAGAATGCCAGAAGCACGAGGATGTAATGGAGCAGGGTGACCTTCAACAAGAGATCCTTGAACACTAGCAAGAAGATCTAGAGGAGGTTCGAGATATTCTTTGGGTACATCAGCACCATGAGAACCTTCAGGTAGAGGAGGCGATGGATCAATAGAAGCAGCAGTAATAGGATATCCTTCAACTTGAAGAGATAGAGCAAGTGGTGGAAAATATCCCGTAGGTCTGGGGAGTCCCTCATATGGAGAAGGATGAAGCGGAGGAAtttcagccatttgagccacaggagtaccttgtaggagaatcttggtctcagactctgtgTCAGGAActtggtcagataagtcagctGCGGGGacttcctcacgttgaactccattctgtccaagatgttCAGGATCAAGTGTTCGAACAGCTTTATTATTATGAGTAGTAATTTTAAGAACACTGCCAATCAGTCCAGCAGTAGCAGGAAGAACATTATTAGGTATATGTTCAAGAGCCTCCTTAGCCAGCAAAGCAGCAACATCTATAGCACCAGCCAGTCCAACTGCAACTGATTCACCTAGTACAGAACCAGCAGCTTTACCAAGAGCTTCCCATAGTTCTTTATCCAGGCTTACTCCAGTTCCATCTGGAGCTACAGCAGAAGTAGTTTGCTGTTGTGATCGTACTTCGGCTGTAGTTATAGTCTCCTGCTCCTCTTTCTCACTATGTATTGACTTGCCcttttcagattctttagtTTCAGAACGTGATTGTAATTGTTTAGCAGTCTCCAGAGCATTTTTAAGAATATCAGCAACTGGATTTGGAAGCTTTGGATCTAACTTACTAGATTTATATTCTTTCCACTCAATATCACCACTCTGACAAGGGTTCCTGGACCACGTTCTAGCAGcttcatcctcattctcAACATAGACCAGGAAGGGTTTAGTGGGATCACACTGGGAAAAACAAACGACTACTTCCTTAACATCCCatattggaaaaaatgCTTTCGGAATGCTACCTGGAGAAGGTCCATTAGTGAAACCAGTTACGGTAAAAGTATTATTATTTCCTTTCTTATAGGTGTGCTTCCAAGCAGTAAATCCAGGTGGATCATGTAGAGGGTATTCATCAAcctttatattctcagTACCTTCCTTGCAACATCCTTCCTTTTCACAATACTCATTGGGATAAGATTCTCCAGTCTTAGAAACATCTATAACTACCGGGCTAAAAAGCTTGCAGGTGAACTCTTGAAGCTTTTCCTTAAGTTCATCCGGAGAAAGTGTTGGCAAACCATTATCAGGAAGAATTTCAGGCTCTATCCTAGTCCACTTACTGTTGTCGTTGGTACTTACATTCCTATCATTACTGTAATAAAGTGATATACCTTCAACATCCACATCCAGAACTAGAGGTTTCTTACGATTCTCATCATTttcccagtaatatactgTGAGATTTGGAGTTTTTTCACTGAGTGAAAATGTTGCATCATAGCCATCACCCCCTTCATCCTGAAATTCTCTACATTTAAGAGTAGTGTTTCCATACTTAACGGGGATTTCACCCTTACCATACTCGTGCTTGTACTTATATGTAGTATATCCTTCAACACTTCTACCCTCATTTGTGGTAACAGTAATCTTTGTCTCACTACATGCACAGTCGTAACCATTTTTCTTTATGTCTATAGCAGTAgacattcattctctagTATATTTAAATTCCCTTCAAAACTATGATATCAATAAGTCTCAGTGCGGTAACAGGCTTTACTATAgtgcgaccaaagggagtatACCAGTATCCTGTCTATTCCTCATCcaaccattcatccttcctcacaactagctcactgtcaGAGAGAATATCCACAGAaaaagatgaacaactatcaaaGCggtcttcagtagtacaatcaacactcgcgtcagtagaaattagttcaAGCCCTAtccaatcatcaacttccaccgagtccattCCTTCATCCTTAGTAGTTATGGAACATATATGGCCAGACAGTGCTGCACGCAAGTCTTTAGTTATTAAGCTAACGTTGCTCTTGTACAATATCCGATTGGAATCTCTATTAAGCCCTTGATCTACGAATACTCAACCATGTTATGACTGTCCACTGAGAATCTTTATTTGTTTCCTTGCACCAAACACTGCATCATACAATCGAAAGTCAAGGCAAGTATGCCATCTTCACTAGATGAACACCAAAGTAACTACACTGCCTATACATCTCTTGCAGCTTCCAAGGAAACCATATGAAACAAACAGTGCATATAGATGAGACTGGGAATAAAGCAACACAGTGTAGCAAAgattaaatttgtaaattatcACAAATTACAAACTCCTCATCTGGAAATAAACTATTGTACaatctttaaaattccCAAAAAAGTCTCAATAGACCCTGCAGGTACTGAAATATTTCACCTGCAGCTACAAAATATGGACAAGAGTAAACTTACAAAGTTTTGATTCGCCATAAATGCGCTCTATAAATATGATTGGGACTTCTGCAACCTTTGCCCTAAACTGCTTTTCGGCCCTTATAGCGATTtccatttggaaaatatatcCTACGTGTTAATGTAGATGTGAATGGCCAAGGTGTATCAAAAAATGGCGGGAAATGATGTCACTACGTGGTCAATTAAGAGCGCTCTGGAATGATTAGAGTTCAAGATTCTTATTTTCCAGGAAATTTCTATATTTTTACATTGACAAAAAGTGGTCCAGAGAGGAGTATCTAGTACCTACCACAGGTAGGGACGAGagtatactgcattaatgatTAATACATCCacaggatgaatgagtggTTATTCTAGTGTacaattaaaatgttttggCATGATACAGTGGGTTTATGAGTGGTGTTAGAGTTTGAAGCGGGATTGGTAGATTCCCTATCAGATTGTTCCGGATTATACTTTTCCCTTAGCTCCTCAAATCTTGTATTGTGACTGCTCTCATTACCATCCTTCCACTGCTTATCAGTATAATCCTTGTAACGGTGGACGATACCCTTTGTAGTCTCAATAACAGCAAGTGACGGAACATCACCATCAAAGTATAGAGTTGCAGAAGAGAGAGAAGGGTCCTCATTCTCCcatattttatcatttccatattctaGCTTATGCGCCTCTTTACCTGGCTTAATCTTCACTTTCAATGTTACAAGATCACCTTCAGTAGCATCTTCAATATCGAACAGAGGTGCGTCAAGTTTCTCAATGAGATGTTCCGTGGTTCTTTTCATGTCACCCAGTTTTCTATCAAATTCTTCTCCAGTGAGTGGAGTCAATGTTGACAAACCTTCAAAGTAATAAGAGTCTGTTACACCAACAACTTTAGATTGCAGAAATAAAAGCTTGTAGTCTCCAGAAGAGTACAAAGTTGCAGTTCTTAGTCCGTCTCCATCATATGGTATGCTCCAAAGCTCTACTCCCTTATTCAAAACGCTGGTTATATTTGCAGAGCCATTTGGGGTAAAAGTCTTTTGAGTTATTCCACTCATCTTTACTTCTTTTATCTCCACTCCAGAATTCTCTGGCTTAGAAATGTCCAGTGTAGTACCATCCTTTTTAACTGACTGAGAATTTGAATCCCCTGTGGAGTTGTTCTCCATGTCTTGATGCCTTTTATTGTGGCTGAGCTCACCTATTTCAACCCACTTGTCACTATCCTTAACATAGCATCTGCTACACTTGTTTCCTATGTATATGGCTATTATGGGTGAGTAgttttccttttcttcaacAAAGCAGTATCGGAATTCCTCACTAGCTCTGGAAGTCCATATGGGAATATCTCCATCTACAACAGAGGTAACCCTCTTGTCTTTCTTGTCCCTCGTTTGGTATACACGACACTTTATTTCTTCAGGTGTGATACCTTTATGTATTGCTACTAGATCCTTATTTGGTTCTTTagaaatgtcaagaatgTAATCAGAGGGTTGTGTCGACTGCGTTGTTTCTTCTGGAAGAGTATTTTTAGATCTAGCTGACCTTCCACTAATTTCCTCTATCTTCTTATAAAAGTCCTCCTCCGTAAGatccttccattccttgccacacttttcaaagtacttttgTAAGTATCTATCATCGGAATCATTAATAGTCATGTGGGAAAGTTGTGGTCTTCCACTCTTGAAATATACAACTCCAGATACACACCTTTCCTTGTCATCACCATGCCATACACTAACTCCTCCATCCTTGACCTCAGTGGAATAGTTGCCCATCTTTGGAACATAGAAACGGGCTGGAAGATTTAGAAAGGTTCTATtaaatattatacattCTTTGGTATCATTTTCCTCGTCTAGCTTAATTGTAAAGTTTTCTACAGACTCTGTAGTTCTTCTGAGCTTCTTGAGTTCACCATTATACTTAGAAGTGACTTCCCATTTACCGTTATCTCTTAAAAGTGTGGAAAACTGTATCCCGGAGGGAGTATCTCTCTCTAGATATACTAGAACTGGCTTACCATCCTTCATACTAACAATGGACCGTATACACTTCTCTCCATCTTCACCTTCCCAGATTCTTTCTCTGCCATTCACAAGCTTATTTACCGGAACATTTTCTCCATGAAAAATCATTCTGGTTGGAACTCCATCATAGTCATAGGTGAAGGACTGACAGAGAGATTGATATGGCCTGGAAACATCTATAGTTACTGGTTCCGAATGAACAGAGAACTCACATTCTGGTAGACCtgttttcattctctccaaTTTTTTGTCAAACTCTTCAGGAGAAATTGTAATCCAACCTTCCATGCCCCTTAAAAGATGTCTTTCTGCATTAAAGTTTCCTTTTGAGAAAATGGTAGCCATGGGAGGATATCcatttttggtataaaGGGTACATTCTTATAGAGATTCATTAGTTTTCGCCTTCCATAGCACATTTTCGTCGTGGATAATTGTCGTAACCTTGTCTTCTCTATTCTTTAACTTGTACTTAGAATACTTTACATCATTATCTATAGTTTCCCTGAAAGTGAATAAATCCTCGTTAGGCTCCTTGGAAAGATCAAGAGAGCTAGAATTTGAAGGTGTATCAGCTCTCACAGTATCTGCTTGTCCTTCCTGCTCAGTATGTGTACCTTTCCAAACTTCAACTCCGTCTTCCATAACAGAACTATGATGGCCTTCCGTTGGAGTAGCAGTATTTAGAGGTATCTCTTCAACAGGTTCTTCCTCACTCATGTCAGTAACATCGAGTTCAACATTCTCAATTTTGGGTAAGGAAGCTCGTGCCTTCATATTAGTTAGAGCAGCATCATAGCCATCCTTAGAAACACCAACCCATTTACCGTctttattttgtaaataaacAAATCCTTGGTTGAGTGATAAAGATGCTAGCATGggattctcttcctcaaaGTATACCGTAGCAAGTGTACAGTGTTTGTTCGGAGAATCGGATTTCCAAAGTtcagaatctccattatttatTTCATTCAGGTGATGATCAGTTTTAACGGCATATTTTTTGATAGGAACCTTATCCtcctcagattcttctacagAGAATGTTATAGAGTCAACATCTGAAAGATCCAAGTCGATGGTTTTTACAGCTGGTTGCTCAGGCTGCCTCTTTAGTTCCtctattatattttcactCTTTGTCTTCTCGACAAGCTTCCACCctagattcttcttttcgTAGTATATTAAATCGGTCTCATCATCAGACTTCTTTAGCAAGAGAGCAAGAAATGTTATATCACCCTTTGAGATAGTGTACGCTGGAGAACATTTCTCTTTAGTAGACTCCCATACTGTCCTGGTTCCATCCACtatcttttcaaaataaaACTTTCCCTTTGGGTAGTAGTAGGTTGTATTTATGCCATCCTTCGTAGTAGTATCTGGAACATCAACAGAATTTGTATTCACCTCAGCCAAATCTAGGGTAATTGGAACTGCGAGTTCTTTGGTAAAGTGATTATGTTGTAGAACAGGTTTAGGAACTCCAGAATTTGTGTCTGGAACAGTCTGTTTCTCTTGTGGAATTGGTTGAGCTGCCTGTTGAACTTGAGAAGTAGAATTGGCTTCTCTAGAATTCTGCGTAGCGTTGCCACCATTTCCTTTCGAATTTGAAGGAGCACAATAACATACTCCAATCAGGAATGCCGTGGATAATAACAAGAAGGATCTCATCTTTCCCGATATTATCCCGTAGAGTTTACCAGTtaaaatgcaaaatttgtgcCAGTTATTTCTCCTCCTATCCTGTTTTACAACCCAAACACtaggaggaagagaaatgTCTATTCATGTTTACCCCATtggaagaaagaagataaatATTCTGTATATATCATACTCATTGCAAAAACTTTCTGTAGGTTACTTCCCTGTCAACTAATATTAGCAAACTTTGTCTGTATGGAACATAACTAGCATAAAACCATGGCTAATGCAAACCATCACGTCCATTAGAAGTATTTCAAATCCCAGTATTCATCATTCCATTCCACTTTAAGATGTTTCAGCGATCCCGTATTCACGTAGAATATATAAACTCACCTTTTCCTTTTACATCTTTAATTACAGACTCCAAAATCGTTCGTCTATAGAGTCTAAATGACCCAGTTAAATCCGAAAACTTTGGTCTTAATAAAAATTGTGCCAAAAAATTCGCACACTTGCTAATAAATACTCGCTTCAAATCCCATCCGGAGGCACCTCCTCCTGGAGCGTATCTTGTTCCACTCACTATGTCACACTTTGATAttttttgtacatttatcatGTCTAAAATGTACTTTGGGTGATGCGATAAATCTGCGTCCATTATCAGGATAAAGTCATATTTAGTATACTTTAGCCCATCAATGTATGCACTTCCAAGACCTAATTTCCCCTTTCTCTGAAGTTCCTTTAGCTGTACGTTAGGAAAAAGCTTTTGCAACTTTCTGTAGACATCAAGAGTTCCATCTGGACTGTTGTCATCGATAAGTAATATCTCGTATGGGAATTTCCTGTATATAGGTGTGAAGATGTTTGAGGCTGATATTATGatatatggatgaaatGAGCGTGTATGATGGAACCAAAGGGAGTATATGAGTACGGATGTCTATAGGTACAAGAAACATGAGTCCAATATTCTGCATATATTGTCCCTCAAAAGCTTCTTTTA
This region of Theileria equi strain WA chromosome 1, complete sequence genomic DNA includes:
- a CDS encoding signal peptide-containing protein (encoded by transcript BEWA_026200A), encoding MRSFLLLSTAFLIGVCYCAPSNSKGNGGNATQNSREANSTSQVQQAAQPIPQEKQTVPDTNSGVPKPVLQHNHFTKELAVPITLDLAEVNTNSVDVPDTTTKDGINTTYYYPKGKFYFEKIVDGTRTVWESTKEKCSPAYTISKGDITFLALLLKKSDDETDLIYYEKKNLGWKLVEKTKSENIIEELKRQPEQPAVKTIDLDLSDVDSITFSVEESEEDKVPIKKYAVKTDHHLNEINNGDSELWKSDSPNKHCTLATVYFEEENPMLASLSLNQGFVYLQNKDGKWVGVSKDGYDAALTNMKARASLPKIENVELDVTDMSEEEPVEEIPLNTATPTEGHHSSVMEDGVEVWKGTHTEQEGQADTVRADTPSNSSSLDLSKEPNEDLFTFRETIDNDVKYSKYKLKNREDKVTTIIHDENVLWKAKTNESL
- a CDS encoding hypothetical protein (encoded by transcript BEWA_026190A); the encoded protein is MEGWITISPEEFDKKLERMKTGLPECEFSVHSEPVTIDVSRPYQSLCQSFTYDYDGVPTRMIFHGENVPVNKLVNGRERIWEGEDGEKCIRSIVSMKDGKPVLVYLERDTPSGIQFSTLLRDNGKWEVTSKYNGELKKLRRTTESVENFTIKLDEENDTKECIIFNRTFLNLPARFYVPKMGNYSTEVKDGGVSVWHGDDKERCVSGVVYFKSGRPQLSHMTINDSDDRYLQKYFEKCGKEWKDLTEEDFYKKIEEISGRSARSKNTLPEETTQSTQPSDYILDISKEPNKDLVAIHKGITPEEIKCRVYQTRDKKDKRVTSVVDGDIPIWTSRASEEFRYCFVEEKENYSPIIAIYIGNKCSRCYVKDSDKWVEIGELSHNKRHQDMENNSTGDSNSQSVKKDGTTLDISKPENSGVEIKEVKMSGITQKTFTPNGSANITSVLNKGVELWSIPYDGDGLRTATLYSSGDYKLLFLQSKVVGVTDSYYFEGLSTLTPLTGEEFDRKLGDMKRTTEHLIEKLDAPLFDIEDATEGDLVTLKVKIKPGKEAHKLEYGNDKIWENEDPSLSSATLYFDGDVPSLAVIETTKGIVHRYKDYTDKQWKDGNESSHNTRFEELREKYNPEQSDRESTNPASNSNTTHKPTVSCQNILIVH
- a CDS encoding hypothetical protein (encoded by transcript BEWA_026180A) encodes the protein MEIAIRAEKQFRAKVAEVPIIFIERIYGESKLWSIETFLGILKIVQ